In a genomic window of Gossypium arboreum isolate Shixiya-1 chromosome 7, ASM2569848v2, whole genome shotgun sequence:
- the LOC108457965 gene encoding protein trichome birefringence-like 16 isoform X3, which translates to MRLRMKGTPYKMRWRAKELSLALIILVCTTIFILTWDRSPTLTSTLPSKNQLQLSPEAAAKHKHSPKREETNVIESGSDSKLIAETNNVILRGNTSEQEEKSMEHQACDYRKGKWVIDDRRPLYSGHGCKQWLAPMWACRMMQRQDFAFEKLRWQPKDCEMEEFEGSKFLKRMKDKTLAFVGDSLGRQQFQSLMCMITAGKNSPDVLDVGKDYGLVIPPGGKRPNGWAYRFPSTNTTVLYYWSSTLCDLEPLNILNPQTEYAMHLDRPPAFLRDFLDRIDVLVLNSGHHWNRGKLKANKWIMYVGGEPNTNRRIADMGSAKNFTIHSTLKWLNSQLPKNPHLKAFYRSISPRHFVNGDWNSGGSCNNTIPMSIGKEVLQEESTDQSAANAVRGTRIALLDITALSQVRDEGHISRFSLTASPGVQDCLHWCLPGVPDTWNEILFALI; encoded by the exons ATGCGCCTCAG GATGAAGGGAACCCCTTACAAAATGAGGTGGAGGGCTAAAGAACTCTCTCTGGCTCTCATTATTCTTGTTTGTACGACTATTTTTATTTTGACATGGGACAGAAGTCCAACACTTACTTCAACCCTGCCATCAAAAAATCAGTTGCAGCTCTCTCCAG AAGCAGCAGCAAAACACAAACACAGTCCCAAAAGAGAAGAAACTAATGTTATTGAAAGTGGATCAGACTCAAAACTGATAGCAGAAACAAACAATGTAATTTTAAGAGGAAACACTTCAGAACAAGAAGAAAAAAGTATGGAACATCAAG CCTGTGATTACAGAAAAGGGAAATGGGTTATAGATGATAGGCGACCTTTGTATTCCGGGCATGGTTGTAAACAGTGGCTAGCACCAATGTGGGCTTGTCGTATGATGCAGCGTCAAGATTTTGCCTTTGAGAAGCTAAGATGGCAACCAAAAGACTGTGAAATGGAAGAATTTGAAGGGTCGAAGTTCTTAAAAAG GATGAAAGACAAAACTCTAGCTTTTGTTGGAGATTCATTAGGGAGGCAGCAGTTTCAGTCTCTAATGTGCATGATCACAGCCGGTAAGAATAGCCCAGATGTCCTCGATGTCGGCAAGGATTATGGACTTGTCATACCACCTGGTGGTAAACGTCCTAACGGTTGGGCTTATCGGTTTCCTAGCACTAACACTACTGTCCTTTACTATTGGTCTTCAACCCTCTGTGATTTGGAACCTCTCAATATCCTGAACCCACAAACAGAATACGCAATGCATCTTGATCGACCTCCTGCATTTTTACGTGACTTTCTCGACAGAATTGATGTCTTGGTTCTAAACTCGGGGCATCACTGGAATCGAGGGAAACTTAAGGCTAACAAGTGGATCATGTATGTCGGGGGCGAACCCAACACCAACAGGAGGATAGCCGATATGGGAAGTGCCAAGAACTTCACGATCCACAGCACTCTTAAATGGCTAAACTCTCAACTCCCGAAAAATCCTCATCTAAAAGCCTTTTATCGGAGCATCTCCCCTAGGCACTTCGTAAATGGGGACTGGAACAGCGGAGGGAGCTGTAACAACACTATTCCAATGTCCATCGGTAAAGAAGTATTACAAGAAGAGTCTACTGATCAAAGTGCTGCCAATGCTGTGAGGGGTACAAGGATTGCACTTCTCGACATAACAGCATTGTCTCAGGTAAGAGACGAGGGTCACATATCTCGGTTCAGTCTTACGGCATCACCCGGTGTCCAAGACTGCTTACATTGGTGTTTGCCCGGTGTACCCGACACATGGAACGAGATCCTCTTTGCActaatttag
- the LOC108452019 gene encoding sm-like protein LSM1B, translating to MSWAGPDDIFLSTSLATYLDKKLLVLLRDGRKLLGLLRSFDQFANVVLEGACERVIVGNLYCDIPLGLYVIRGENVVLIGELDLEKEELPSHMTAVSAAEIKRAQKAEREATDLKGSMRKRMEFLDFD from the exons ATGTCTTGGGCTGGCCCTGATGATATCTTTCTCTCCACTTCCCTTGCTACTTATCTAGACA AGAAACTCCTTGTCTTGCTTAGAGATGGCCGGAAGCTTTTGGGATTACTACGTTCGTTTGATCAATTTG CTAATGTTGTTCTAGAAGGCGCTTGTGAGCGAGTTATTGTTGGCAATTTGTACTGTGATATCCCCTTGGGTCTATATGTAATCCGTGGGGAGAATGTTGTCTTAATAGGAGAGCTG GACTTGGAAAAGGAAGAGCTTCCATCTCATATGACCGCTGTGTCGGCTGCTGAGATTAAAAGG GCACAGAAAGCCGAAAGGGAAGCAACAGATCTGAAGGGCTCCATGAGAAAACGAATGGAGTTTCTCGATTTCGACTAA
- the LOC108474456 gene encoding uncharacterized protein LOC108474456, with translation MAEDFAKAVEDGLKLAKRIYLGKDKAVMTAPKPPSPPVQGLADYYLPSAPMVYAVISDPRFVDNPDFPSYQPHVYGRCDPPALIPLQMSGVDLEVNCYGDTAFVQISGKWRVHCVMGSHSCDCRIAVPMGNQGSILGVEVDLPKKSYSTELVGLEESKCIEKKARPQDGGFMKPHIFMLTIPQVDGGTNISIKLRWSQKLLYNDGQFTLIVPFSFPEYVTPAVRKISKKEKIQLNVNSGIVTGILCKATSHPLKETKRHAEKFSFLYESEVLTWSKTDFSFSYSVSSSNMFGGVLLQSPPLYDHDQRDMFCVYLLPGSQKSTEVFKKEVVFVIDITNSMQGRPLEATKNAISSAMSKLSPEDSFNIITFSSETSLFSTSMELASKEAIERATTWLSTKSTVEGSTCISIPLEHAYEMLSNTSGSIPMIFLITDGAVEDERNICDQMKKRLKNSGSLCPRIHTFGIGSFCNHYFLRMLAMIGRGEFDAVCDLDLIENRIQKLFSNAFSTVLADITVDAFNDHEQIEVYSSCIPDLSFESPLTICGRYEGSFPDTLKAKGILGDLSSVVMDLKIVRAKDIPLDRVLARQEIDLLTAQAWLSENKQLEQKVAQLSKVTCNISEYTRMVLLEKNKIDKAIESSGAQKVKKTDPHKIEDPLAPRKTLLQSLSVGFGDLTATAENIRPGFEEPKLPDAAEIFLKATSNCCGRMCNRCCCMCCIQCCSKMNDQCAIVLTQIFTALAFIGCIECCTLCCGQNGQ, from the exons ATGGCGGAAGATTTTGCAAAGGCAGTGGAAGATGGTTTAAAGCTAGCGAAACGGATATATTTAGGTAAAGACAAAGCAGTTATGACGGCGCCGAAACCGCCGTCTCCACCTGTTCAAGGTTTAGCCGATTATTACTTACCATCTGCACCGATGGTTTACGCGGTTATATCCGACCCGAGGTTTGTTGATAACCCGGATTTCCCTAGTTATCAGCCTCACGTGTACGGCAGGTGTGATCCACCGGCTTTGATTCCATTACAGATGAGTGGGGTTGATCTTGAAGTTAATTGTTATGGGGATACTGCTTTTGTTCAAATTTCTGGGAAATGGAGGGTCCATTGTGTTATGGGTAGTCATTCTTGTGATTGTCGTATTGCTGTCCCTATGGGAAACCAG GGTTCAATTCTAGGTGTTGAGGTTGATCTTCCTAAGAAATCCTATTCTACTGAACTAGTAGGACTAGAAGAAAGTAAGTGTATCGAAAAGAAAGCGAGACCGCAAGATGGTGGTTTTATGAAGCCGCATATATTCATGTTAACGATACCGCAG GTTGATGGGGGCACTAATATCTCGATTAAGCTTCGTTGGTCTCAAAAATTATTGTATAACGACGGTCAGTTTACTTTAATCGTGCCCTTTAGTTTTCCCGAATATGTTACTCCGGCTGTAAGGAAAATATCGAAGAAAGAAAAGATACAGTTGAATGTGAACTCCGGTATCGTAACCGGCATCTTGTGCAAGGCTACTAGCCATCCTTTGAAG GAAACAAAACGGCATGCTGAGAAGTTTTCGTTTTTGTATGAATCTGAAGTTCTGACTTGGTCTAAAACGGACTTTAGTTTCTCATATAGT GTCTCTTCGAGTAACATGTTCGGAGGCGTCCTTTTACAGTCTCCACCTTTATATGATCATGACCAAAGGGATATGTTCTGTGTGTATCTTTTACCGGGAAGTCAAAAGAGTACGGAG GTGTTCAAAAAGGAGGTCGTATTTGTCATTGATATAACTAACAGCATGCAAGGGAGACCACTTGAGGCTACTAAGAATGCAATATCTTCTGCCATGTCTAAACTCAGTCCTGAAGATTCATTCAACATTATAACATTCAGTAGTGAGACTTCTCTATTTTCAACATCCATGGAGTTGGCTTCCAAGGAAGCAATCGAAAGGGCCACGACATGGCTTAGCACGAAATCAACTGTTGAGGGCAGTACATGTATATCAATTCCACTAGAACAT GCATATGAGATGCTATCAAACACGAGCGGTTCAATTCCGATGATTTTTCTTATTACTGATGGGGCTGTTGAAGATGAGAGAAACATATGTGACCAGATGAAAAAGCGTTTGAAAAACAGTGGATCACTCTGTCCACGCATACATACTTTTGGGATAG GTTCATTTTGTAATCATTATTTCCTCCGCATGCTTGCCATGATCGGCCGGGGAGAATTCGATGCCGTTTGTGATCTAG ATTTAATCGAAAATCGGATACAAAAATTATTTAGCAATGCTTTCTCTACTGTTCTTGCTGATATAACCGTTGATGCATTCAATgatcatgaacaaattgag GTGTACTCTTCATGCATTCCCGATCTTTCATTTGAAAGTCCGTTGACAATATGCGGGAGGTACGAAGGCAGTTTTCCCGATACCCTTAAAGCTAAAGGTATCTTAGGAGATTTGAGTAGCGTTGTCATGGACTTGAAGATAGTAAGGGCTAAAGACATACCTCTCGACAGA GTATTAGCAAGACAGGAGATCGATCTACTCACGGCTCAGGCATGGCTCTCGGAAAATAAACAGCTCGAGCAAAAG GTTGCACAATTGAGCAAAGTGACTTGCAATATCTCCGAGTATACCCGAATGGTCCTGCtcgagaaaaataaaatagacaAGGCCATAGAATCTTCCGGAGCTCAAAAG GTAAAGAAAACCGATCCCCACAAAATCGAAGATCCTTTAGCGCCTCGAAAGACACTGCTTCAAAGCCTTTCAGTTGGCTTCGGTGACCTAACTGCAACCGCTGAAAACATCCGTCCAGGATTCGAAGAACCGAAATTACCTGACGCAGCCGAGATTTTCTTGAAGGCAACATCGAATTGTTGTGGTCGGATGTGTAATCGATGCTGTTGCATGTGCTGCATACAATGTTGTTCAAAGATGAATGATCAATGTGCCATTGTATTAACACAGATTTTCACTGCATTGGCATTCATTGGTTGCATTGAATGTTGCACATTGTGTTGTGGACAAAATGGGCAATAA
- the LOC108457965 gene encoding protein trichome birefringence-like 16 isoform X2: MKGTPYKMRWRAKELSLALIILVCTTIFILTWDRSPTLTSTLPSKNQLQLSPDIKTVPVDPKTHVKEDISTLTRSETVNNKEGQHVDKTRSTNTAKSSSDFEEVTIQKKEAAAKHKHSPKREETNVIESGSDSKLIAETNNVILRGNTSEQEEKSMEHQACDYRKGKWVIDDRRPLYSGHGCKQWLAPMWACRMMQRQDFAFEKLRWQPKDCEMEEFEGSKFLKRMKDKTLAFVGDSLGRQQFQSLMCMITAGKNSPDVLDVGKDYGLVIPPGGKRPNGWAYRFPSTNTTVLYYWSSTLCDLEPLNILNPQTEYAMHLDRPPAFLRDFLDRIDVLVLNSGHHWNRGKLKANKWIMYVGGEPNTNRRIADMGSAKNFTIHSTLKWLNSQLPKNPHLKAFYRSISPRHFVNGDWNSGGSCNNTIPMSIGKEVLQEESTDQSAANAVRGTRIALLDITALSQVRDEGHISRFSLTASPGVQDCLHWCLPGVPDTWNEILFALI, from the exons ATGAAGGGAACCCCTTACAAAATGAGGTGGAGGGCTAAAGAACTCTCTCTGGCTCTCATTATTCTTGTTTGTACGACTATTTTTATTTTGACATGGGACAGAAGTCCAACACTTACTTCAACCCTGCCATCAAAAAATCAGTTGCAGCTCTCTCCAG ATATTAAAACTGTACCAGTAGATCCCAAAACACATGTGAAAGAAGATATTTCTACATTGACACGGAGTGAAACAGTAAATAACAAAGAGGGACAACATGTGGATAAGACACGTTCTACCAATACTGCCAAAAGTTCTTCAGACTTTGAAGAAGTTACCATTCAGAAGAAAG AAGCAGCAGCAAAACACAAACACAGTCCCAAAAGAGAAGAAACTAATGTTATTGAAAGTGGATCAGACTCAAAACTGATAGCAGAAACAAACAATGTAATTTTAAGAGGAAACACTTCAGAACAAGAAGAAAAAAGTATGGAACATCAAG CCTGTGATTACAGAAAAGGGAAATGGGTTATAGATGATAGGCGACCTTTGTATTCCGGGCATGGTTGTAAACAGTGGCTAGCACCAATGTGGGCTTGTCGTATGATGCAGCGTCAAGATTTTGCCTTTGAGAAGCTAAGATGGCAACCAAAAGACTGTGAAATGGAAGAATTTGAAGGGTCGAAGTTCTTAAAAAG GATGAAAGACAAAACTCTAGCTTTTGTTGGAGATTCATTAGGGAGGCAGCAGTTTCAGTCTCTAATGTGCATGATCACAGCCGGTAAGAATAGCCCAGATGTCCTCGATGTCGGCAAGGATTATGGACTTGTCATACCACCTGGTGGTAAACGTCCTAACGGTTGGGCTTATCGGTTTCCTAGCACTAACACTACTGTCCTTTACTATTGGTCTTCAACCCTCTGTGATTTGGAACCTCTCAATATCCTGAACCCACAAACAGAATACGCAATGCATCTTGATCGACCTCCTGCATTTTTACGTGACTTTCTCGACAGAATTGATGTCTTGGTTCTAAACTCGGGGCATCACTGGAATCGAGGGAAACTTAAGGCTAACAAGTGGATCATGTATGTCGGGGGCGAACCCAACACCAACAGGAGGATAGCCGATATGGGAAGTGCCAAGAACTTCACGATCCACAGCACTCTTAAATGGCTAAACTCTCAACTCCCGAAAAATCCTCATCTAAAAGCCTTTTATCGGAGCATCTCCCCTAGGCACTTCGTAAATGGGGACTGGAACAGCGGAGGGAGCTGTAACAACACTATTCCAATGTCCATCGGTAAAGAAGTATTACAAGAAGAGTCTACTGATCAAAGTGCTGCCAATGCTGTGAGGGGTACAAGGATTGCACTTCTCGACATAACAGCATTGTCTCAGGTAAGAGACGAGGGTCACATATCTCGGTTCAGTCTTACGGCATCACCCGGTGTCCAAGACTGCTTACATTGGTGTTTGCCCGGTGTACCCGACACATGGAACGAGATCCTCTTTGCActaatttag
- the LOC108457965 gene encoding protein trichome birefringence-like 16 isoform X1, producing the protein MRLRMKGTPYKMRWRAKELSLALIILVCTTIFILTWDRSPTLTSTLPSKNQLQLSPDIKTVPVDPKTHVKEDISTLTRSETVNNKEGQHVDKTRSTNTAKSSSDFEEVTIQKKEAAAKHKHSPKREETNVIESGSDSKLIAETNNVILRGNTSEQEEKSMEHQACDYRKGKWVIDDRRPLYSGHGCKQWLAPMWACRMMQRQDFAFEKLRWQPKDCEMEEFEGSKFLKRMKDKTLAFVGDSLGRQQFQSLMCMITAGKNSPDVLDVGKDYGLVIPPGGKRPNGWAYRFPSTNTTVLYYWSSTLCDLEPLNILNPQTEYAMHLDRPPAFLRDFLDRIDVLVLNSGHHWNRGKLKANKWIMYVGGEPNTNRRIADMGSAKNFTIHSTLKWLNSQLPKNPHLKAFYRSISPRHFVNGDWNSGGSCNNTIPMSIGKEVLQEESTDQSAANAVRGTRIALLDITALSQVRDEGHISRFSLTASPGVQDCLHWCLPGVPDTWNEILFALI; encoded by the exons ATGCGCCTCAG GATGAAGGGAACCCCTTACAAAATGAGGTGGAGGGCTAAAGAACTCTCTCTGGCTCTCATTATTCTTGTTTGTACGACTATTTTTATTTTGACATGGGACAGAAGTCCAACACTTACTTCAACCCTGCCATCAAAAAATCAGTTGCAGCTCTCTCCAG ATATTAAAACTGTACCAGTAGATCCCAAAACACATGTGAAAGAAGATATTTCTACATTGACACGGAGTGAAACAGTAAATAACAAAGAGGGACAACATGTGGATAAGACACGTTCTACCAATACTGCCAAAAGTTCTTCAGACTTTGAAGAAGTTACCATTCAGAAGAAAG AAGCAGCAGCAAAACACAAACACAGTCCCAAAAGAGAAGAAACTAATGTTATTGAAAGTGGATCAGACTCAAAACTGATAGCAGAAACAAACAATGTAATTTTAAGAGGAAACACTTCAGAACAAGAAGAAAAAAGTATGGAACATCAAG CCTGTGATTACAGAAAAGGGAAATGGGTTATAGATGATAGGCGACCTTTGTATTCCGGGCATGGTTGTAAACAGTGGCTAGCACCAATGTGGGCTTGTCGTATGATGCAGCGTCAAGATTTTGCCTTTGAGAAGCTAAGATGGCAACCAAAAGACTGTGAAATGGAAGAATTTGAAGGGTCGAAGTTCTTAAAAAG GATGAAAGACAAAACTCTAGCTTTTGTTGGAGATTCATTAGGGAGGCAGCAGTTTCAGTCTCTAATGTGCATGATCACAGCCGGTAAGAATAGCCCAGATGTCCTCGATGTCGGCAAGGATTATGGACTTGTCATACCACCTGGTGGTAAACGTCCTAACGGTTGGGCTTATCGGTTTCCTAGCACTAACACTACTGTCCTTTACTATTGGTCTTCAACCCTCTGTGATTTGGAACCTCTCAATATCCTGAACCCACAAACAGAATACGCAATGCATCTTGATCGACCTCCTGCATTTTTACGTGACTTTCTCGACAGAATTGATGTCTTGGTTCTAAACTCGGGGCATCACTGGAATCGAGGGAAACTTAAGGCTAACAAGTGGATCATGTATGTCGGGGGCGAACCCAACACCAACAGGAGGATAGCCGATATGGGAAGTGCCAAGAACTTCACGATCCACAGCACTCTTAAATGGCTAAACTCTCAACTCCCGAAAAATCCTCATCTAAAAGCCTTTTATCGGAGCATCTCCCCTAGGCACTTCGTAAATGGGGACTGGAACAGCGGAGGGAGCTGTAACAACACTATTCCAATGTCCATCGGTAAAGAAGTATTACAAGAAGAGTCTACTGATCAAAGTGCTGCCAATGCTGTGAGGGGTACAAGGATTGCACTTCTCGACATAACAGCATTGTCTCAGGTAAGAGACGAGGGTCACATATCTCGGTTCAGTCTTACGGCATCACCCGGTGTCCAAGACTGCTTACATTGGTGTTTGCCCGGTGTACCCGACACATGGAACGAGATCCTCTTTGCActaatttag
- the LOC108481745 gene encoding photosystem I chlorophyll a/b-binding protein 6, chloroplastic, protein MALSMASTSFSSFSIIRIHPKKLFSRKVTTLLRGETRTKATKGGVSSVCEPLPPDRPLWFPGSTPPEWLDGSLPGDFGFDPLGLGSDPETLKWFAQAELMHARWAMLAVAGILIPELLESLGFIDNFSWYDAGSKQYFADPTTLFVVQMALMGWVEGRRWADIIKPGSVDIEPNLPNKKKPTPDVGYPGGLWFDPLMWGRGSPEPVMVLRTKEIKNGRLAMLAFVGFCFQAIYTGEGPIENLMAHIADPGHCNVFSAFTRH, encoded by the exons ATGGCTTTATCCATGGCTTCCACTTCATTTTCAAGCTTCTCAATAATCAG GATTCATCCCAAAAAATTATTTTCGAGAAAAGTTACGACATTGTTACGAGGGGAAACTCGTACGAAAGCAACGAAAGGTGGAGTCTCGAGTGTTTGTGAACCACTGCCTCCTGATAGACCTTTGTGGTTCCCTGGTAGCACACCTCCTGAATGGCTTGATGGCAG CCTTCCTGGAGATTTTGGTTTCGATCCACTTGGATTAG GTTCCGATCCAGAAACCCTAAAATGGTTCGCACAAGCCGAACTAATGCACGCAAGGTGGGCAATGCTGGCCGTGGCCGGAATCCTCATACCCGAACTACTCGAATCCTTGGGCTTCATCGACAACTTCTCATGGTATGACGCGGGCTCTAAACAATACTTCGCCGACCCCACGACCTTGTTCGTGGTTCAAATGGCATTGATGGGATGGGTCGAAGGCCGAAGGTGGGCTGACATAATTAAGCCTGGGAGTGTCGACATTGAACCCAACCTTCCCAACAAGAAGAAACCCACTCCCGACGTTGGGTACCCTGGTGGGTTATGGTTTGATCCTTTGATGTGGGGAAGAGGGTCACCGGAACCGGTGATGGTGTTGAGAACTAAAGAGATAAAAAATGGCCGCCTTGCTATGTTGGCGTTTGTTGGATTTTGCTTCCAAGCTATATATACCGGCGAAGGTCCGATTGAGAACTTGATGGCTCATATTGCTGACCCTGGTCACTGCAACGTTTTCTCG GCTTTTACAAGACATTGA
- the LOC108472661 gene encoding pollen receptor-like kinase 3, translating into MATTVPVFALLLSLLIIPTLPTLCSSQSDADSLSKFKKSLKNGDSKLKNWVPGSSPCRKKWIGVMCDGETIIGLHLTNLGLSGSVDVESLLKVRSLRTISLVKNMFEGSIPKLNKLGALRAIYLSNNQFTGEIPNDYFESMGSLKKVWLNQNKFSGKIPDSLMQLRNLMELHLEGNRFSGKIPSLKYPNVMKSLDLKGNELDGKIPESFSKFNASVFEGNNELCGKPLEKHCDTADSRKVQQENEKQEEPDSPPPSSSQSNATVVISAVTLVVVVFFVVVAIISTNRVDELTNHHSSSREPLRQGNNVPESTRQKPLESSRKSGPEGKIKRGSSQKGNKNGMADLVVVNEEKGSFGLQDLMKAAAEVLGSGGLGSAYKAVMGNGLAVVVKRMREMNRLGKDAFETEMQRFGALKHPNVLTPLAYHFRREEKLIVSQYMPSGSLLYALHGDRGVFHAKLNWSNRLKIIKGIAQGLGYIHTQLKIYEVPHGNLKASNVLLTETYEPMLSDYGFYSLIDSDKVTQGLFAYKSPEYIQSQKISPKSDIYCLGIVLLEIVTGKFPSQYLNTGNGGIDIVQWAQSSISEDRVEELVDPEILSTSSDSINQVVSIIRIGVACVESNPDQRLTMSEVICKILEVN; encoded by the exons ATGGCCACCACCGTCCCCGTTTTTGCTTTGTTACTATCTCTTCTCATTATCCCAACCCTCCCAACCCTTTGTTCTTCACAATCCGATGCTGATTCCCTTTCGAAGTTCAAGAAATCATTGAAAAATGGCGATTCCAAGTTGAAAAATTGGGTTCCAGGTTCATCACCTTGTAGGAAAAAATGGATTGGTGTTATGTGTGATGGGGAAACCATAATTGGTCTTCATTTAACAAATTTGGGTCTTTCTGGTTCGGTTGATGTTGAATCTTTGCTTAAAGTTCGTAGTTTAAGGACCATTAGTTTGGTGAAGAACATGTTTGAAGGATCGATTCCAAAGTTGAATAAACTCGGTGCTTTAAGAGCTATTTATTTATCGAACAATCAATTCACCGGTGAGATACCAAATGACTATTTTGAATCAATGGGATCGTTGAAAAAAGTATGGTTGAATCAAAACAAATTCAGTGGTAAAATCCCAGATTCGTTGATGCAATTACGGAATCTCATGGAATTACATTTAGAAGGGAATCGATTTTCCGGGAAAATCCCGTCGTTAAAATACCCAAATGTGATGAAATCACTTGATTTAAAAGGTAATGAACTCGATGGTAAAATCCCAGAAAGTTTTTCGAAATTTAATGCTTCTGTATTTGAAGGTAACAATGAACTTTGTGGGAAACCCTTAGAGAAACATTGTGATACAGCTGATTCAAGAAAAGTTCAACAAGAAAATGAAAAACAAGAAGAACCAGATTCACCACCACCATCATCATCACAATCAAATGCCACGGTGGTTATCTCCGCTGTGACACTGGTGGTGGTGGTGTTTTTCGTGGTGGTCGCCATTATTTCAACGAATCGTGTAGATGAGTTAACGAACCACCATAGTTCTAGTAGGGAGCCATTAAGGCAAGGTAACAACGTACCTGAGTCAACTCGGCAAAAGCCATTGGAATCGAGTCGAAAGAGTGGTCCTGAAGGGAAAATCAAACGTGGGTCGTCACAAAAAGGGAATAAAAATGGGATGGCTGATTTGGTAGTGGTGAATGAAGAAAAGGGTAGTTTTGGGTTACAAGATTTGATGAAAGCGGCGGCGGAAGTGTTGGGGAGCGGTGGATTGGGGTCGGCTTATAAGGCGGTGATGGGGAATGGATTGGCGGTGGTAGTGAAAAGGATGAGGGAGATGAATAGGTTAGGGAAAGATGCATTTGAAACTGAAATGCAAAGATTTGGGGCTCTTAAACATCCTAATGTGTTGACGCCATTAGCGTACCATTTTAGAAGAGAAGAGAAGCTTATTGTTTCACAGTACATGCCTTCTGGTAGCTTGTTATACGCCTTGCATG GTGATCGAGGGGTGTTTCATGCAAAATTAAACTGGTCCAATCGTTTGAAAATCATAAAGGGAATAGCTCAAGGACTTGGTTACATTCACACACAATTAAAAATCTACGAGGTCCCCCATGGTAACCTTAAAGCCAGTAATGTACTTTTAACCGAAACCTACGAACCCATGCTAAGTGATTATGGTTTCTACTCTTTGATTGATTCCGACAAAGTCACCCAAGGGTTATTTGCTTATAAGTCCCCCGAGTATATTCAATCCCAAAAAATTTCCCCCAAATCCGACATCTATTGTCTCGGCATCGTCCTCCTCGAAATCGTCACGGGCAAGTTTCCTTCACAATACCTAAACACTGGTAACGGCGGGATCGATATTGTGCAATGGGCACAATCATCGATATCTGAGGACCGTGTTGAAGAACTGGTTGATCCTGAGATATTGTCAACTTCTTCGGATTCGATTAATCAAGTGGTGAGTATCATTCGAATTGGAGTTGCTTGTGTTGAAAGTAATCCCGATCAACGGTTAACCATGAGCGAAGTTATTTGTAAGATACTAGAAGTTAATTGA